A single genomic interval of Rhodanobacteraceae bacterium harbors:
- a CDS encoding restriction endonuclease encodes MLDLPALPAYLALVLSSSLAIGALMLAARLWVERDLPEARAGLGVLGPLDTQGFTDLLARAWTHKGHRVQNRADSADGPRLRVHSEGLEWLVDCRHRRDEQIESEHVRSLMHAVDSAAVAGGILVSAGYCSDSLKRSTRGERLRVVDGAGLWALVEPALAPELRRRAGIRISLLRVLRIGLPLLSGLALGVLALLLAWQLLADSPQPWARARAAPAANVSPPTPESAQPPELLAPPSPPDAITAERAAPASAHGASTESDSGAAYGQGADGDPARDQLIADLESLSDVREAWWSSDGQVQMSVQSAIGPGSSSGEQICSALEAAGLGAGVEVRYQVIGNHGFEASKGVVGCR; translated from the coding sequence ATGCTGGATCTACCCGCACTGCCAGCCTACCTTGCCCTGGTTTTGTCATCCTCGCTGGCGATCGGCGCGCTGATGCTGGCAGCACGACTGTGGGTGGAGAGGGATCTGCCCGAAGCGCGCGCCGGCCTGGGCGTGCTCGGACCGCTGGATACACAGGGCTTCACCGACCTGCTGGCCAGGGCCTGGACCCACAAGGGTCACCGGGTGCAGAACCGGGCAGACAGCGCCGATGGCCCGCGACTGCGGGTCCACAGCGAGGGTCTGGAGTGGCTGGTCGATTGCCGCCATCGCCGCGACGAGCAGATCGAGTCGGAACATGTCCGTTCGCTGATGCACGCGGTCGACAGCGCCGCCGTGGCCGGCGGCATCCTGGTCAGCGCTGGCTATTGCAGCGACAGTCTCAAGCGCTCGACCCGAGGCGAGCGCCTGCGCGTGGTCGATGGCGCCGGGCTCTGGGCCCTGGTGGAACCGGCGCTTGCTCCCGAACTGCGTCGGCGTGCCGGCATCCGTATCAGCCTGTTGCGCGTCCTCCGCATCGGCCTGCCGCTGCTGAGCGGACTGGCACTTGGCGTTCTCGCGCTGCTGTTGGCCTGGCAACTGTTGGCCGACTCTCCGCAGCCATGGGCACGAGCGCGCGCGGCGCCGGCCGCAAATGTGTCACCACCAACGCCCGAATCGGCACAGCCTCCCGAATTACTGGCGCCACCTTCGCCACCTGATGCCATCACCGCGGAGCGTGCCGCGCCTGCCAGCGCACACGGCGCATCCACCGAAAGCGACTCCGGCGCTGCCTATGGCCAAGGCGCCGACGGCGACCCGGCGCGCGATCAGTTGATCGCCGATCTGGAATCGCTGAGCGACGTGCGCGAGGCCTGGTGGAGCAGCGATGGCCAGGTGCAGATGTCGGTGCAATCGGCGATCGGGCCAGGATCGTCGTCGGGCGAACAGATCTGCAGCGCGCTCGAAGCTGCCGGCCTGGGCGCGGGCGTCGAAGTCCGCTATCAGGTGATCGGCAATCATGGCTTCGAGGCCAGCAAGGGGGTGGTTGGCTGCCGATAG
- a CDS encoding acetyl-CoA C-acetyltransferase, which translates to MSERRPLAAILGGLRIPFCRQNTAYVDLCNLALGTEVVNRMVDRFDLKGLELGELAFGAVLKHSRDWNLAREIALGSGLAHTTPGLTLQRACGTGFESAIVVANKIALGQIRTGIGGGSDSASEVPLVLSRELNARMLAVNRARTFGERLRAFKGFGFGELKPVAPAVSEPRTGKSMGEHCEMMAKTWGISRRDQDQLAFDSHQKAHTAFERGFYDDLIAPFRSQKRDNILRPDTSLDKLASLKPAFDRKSGQGTLTAGNSTPLTDGASAVLLAAPDWAAAEGREVLAHLVDAEVSAVDFVGGEGLLMAPTVAVARLLQRNGLSFADFDLFEIHEAFAAQVLCTLAAFESATYCRERLGLGAPLGAIDRDKLNIAGGSLAIGHPFAATGARMIAGAARLLKDTGGGRVLVTACAAGGMGVAAIIERR; encoded by the coding sequence ATGTCCGAGCGCCGTCCTCTGGCCGCCATTCTCGGTGGCTTGCGCATCCCCTTCTGCCGTCAGAACACCGCCTATGTCGACCTCTGCAACCTGGCGCTGGGCACGGAAGTGGTCAATCGCATGGTTGATCGTTTCGACCTCAAGGGCCTGGAACTGGGCGAACTCGCCTTCGGCGCAGTCCTGAAGCACTCGCGGGACTGGAATCTGGCCCGAGAGATCGCGCTCGGCTCCGGACTGGCGCACACCACCCCTGGCCTGACCCTGCAACGCGCCTGCGGCACCGGATTCGAATCGGCGATCGTGGTCGCCAACAAGATCGCGCTGGGTCAGATCCGAACCGGCATCGGCGGTGGCAGCGACAGCGCCAGCGAGGTGCCGCTGGTGCTGAGCCGTGAACTGAATGCGCGGATGCTGGCCGTGAATCGCGCCAGGACTTTCGGCGAGCGCTTGCGCGCCTTCAAGGGTTTCGGCTTCGGCGAGCTCAAGCCGGTCGCCCCGGCGGTCAGCGAACCGCGCACCGGCAAGAGCATGGGTGAACATTGCGAGATGATGGCCAAGACCTGGGGCATCAGCCGCAGGGATCAGGATCAACTGGCCTTCGACAGCCATCAGAAGGCGCATACGGCATTTGAGCGCGGCTTTTACGATGATCTGATCGCGCCCTTCCGCAGCCAGAAGCGCGACAACATCCTCAGGCCCGACACCAGCCTCGACAAACTGGCCTCGCTGAAGCCCGCCTTTGATCGCAAATCCGGCCAGGGCACACTGACCGCGGGCAACTCCACGCCGCTGACTGATGGCGCCAGTGCCGTGCTGCTGGCAGCACCTGACTGGGCCGCTGCCGAGGGCCGCGAGGTGCTGGCGCATCTGGTCGATGCCGAAGTCTCAGCCGTGGATTTCGTCGGTGGCGAGGGCCTGCTGATGGCGCCAACGGTAGCAGTCGCGCGACTGCTGCAACGCAACGGCCTCAGCTTTGCCGATTTCGATTTGTTCGAGATCCACGAGGCCTTCGCGGCGCAGGTGCTGTGCACGCTGGCGGCTTTCGAGTCAGCGACTTACTGCCGCGAACGTCTCGGCCTCGGTGCACCGCTGGGCGCGATTGATCGCGACAAGCTCAACATTGCCGGCGGCAGCCTCGCCATCGGTCATCCCTTTGCCGCCACCGGTGCACGCATGATCGCGGGCGCCGCCAGGTTGCTGAAGGATACCGGGGGTGGACGCGTGCTGGTCACGGCCTGCGCCGCCGGCGGCATGGGCGTCGCCGCGATCATCGAACGGCGCTAG
- the hrpA gene encoding ATP-dependent RNA helicase HrpA: MTQQIRQLRQRLSQGMAADFPRLRRDLDRWRADAPDADQRLARLAEQIEASALRSELRRARVPEISVPEDLPIATRADEIVEAIRAHQVVVVAGETGSGKTTQLPKLCLAAGRGLAGLIGCTQPRRIAAKSISRRVAEELKSPLGQLVGFAVRFQDQVNEDTLIKFMTDGILLAETQSDRFLRRYDTLIIDEAHERSLNIDFLLGYVKRLLPRRPDLKVIITSATIDTERFSQHFGNAPVISVEGRGYPVEVRWRPIEGDREERGDSGLYQAIASASEELAATDPRGDILVFLPGEREIRDAHKALENRRYAHTEVLPLYARLSGAAQDRVFQPGPQRRIVLATNVAETSITVPRIRFVIDSGIARVNRYSQRNKVQRLQIEPISQASANQRAGRCGRLSAGIAVRLYDEADYQKRPEYTDPELLRSSLAGVILRMLDLDLGDPADFPFLDPPSERALQDGFLLLREIAAIDERKRLTPIGHDMAKLPIDVRLARFLIAARDARVLDEALVIAAGLSIQDPRERPAEVRGLADAAHQAFVHDKSDFLTLLQLWQAYNHEHEELTQSRLRDWCKSHFLSYLRMREWRELHRQLLLIVRERGWGSAADVLSKEHGPQRTQKTQRGARADSSGKRSSFAPFAPFADKNTLGGGSPAETALTDPRAYEALHRALLTAFVTQVARKDDKVRYRGPRGRALQIFPGSGQAKSGPNWIVSATLLETEKLYALMVARIEAGWIEAAAAHLSKRHCYEPSWDEKGGRAVGFEDISLYGLPIIQRRRIAFGPVDPAAARQLFLRHQLVRGEGPARHPVLAHNAAMREQARAKEEKLRRRGLLKDEEQLAEWFESRCPAEIIDSHGLLRWLKQATPAEQAALKLSLDDLVIPSAQGDEGFDFPDALEVQGARLRLEYHFDPNGDRDGVTATVRLAVLLGLSEAEIDWLVPGLREDKAAALIKSLPKALRRHVVPAPDFARAFLEAVRPRSAPFAVALAAYLSQVAGIDIRESDFDISTLPAYLSFNLRIVDEHGKVLTEERDLAAVKERFAEAARAAFAERVDAEFQRDHLSDWPLDELPLEISAEGGARAFPALYDDGQQVGLRAYADVAEAMAAHPRGVRRLVLIQIDDQLRYWQRHLKLSADAQMAYGVVDSIERLRRDVIEAAVDRVLADSPQQPKPKPKPEAAKVRAQDVRDFKALASAVRRPADNPAAGRSDLVSRPAAAHAELVGDAAHSGRDARSLRREQPGIRTRAEFQALLARMRRDLGPEVQQLGTRVDAVLKAIKQLRAELTPPLMGFATANLADAREHLEALVHPGFVAEVGFERLEHYPRYLEALRLRVERLKRDPGKDQARLLEVQPFWRTCQRLMQARPGDPEVEALRWLIEEFRVSLFAQELGTAEPVSAKRIAKRMEQVGG; this comes from the coding sequence ATGACCCAGCAAATCCGCCAGTTGCGCCAAAGACTCAGCCAGGGCATGGCCGCGGACTTCCCGCGCCTGCGCCGGGATCTGGATCGATGGCGGGCCGATGCGCCGGACGCCGATCAACGCCTGGCACGGCTGGCCGAGCAGATCGAGGCCTCGGCGCTGCGCAGCGAGTTGCGCCGCGCGCGAGTGCCGGAGATTTCAGTACCTGAAGATCTGCCCATTGCCACCCGGGCCGACGAGATTGTCGAAGCGATCCGTGCCCATCAGGTGGTCGTTGTTGCGGGCGAGACCGGCTCGGGCAAGACCACGCAGCTGCCCAAGCTGTGTCTGGCCGCCGGGCGCGGGCTGGCCGGGCTGATCGGTTGCACCCAGCCACGGCGGATCGCCGCCAAGAGCATCTCCAGACGTGTCGCGGAAGAGCTGAAGTCGCCACTAGGGCAGCTGGTCGGCTTCGCCGTGCGCTTTCAGGATCAGGTCAACGAGGACACCCTGATCAAGTTCATGACCGACGGCATTCTGCTGGCGGAGACCCAGTCCGATCGCTTCCTGCGCCGCTATGACACGCTGATCATCGACGAAGCGCACGAGCGCAGTCTCAACATTGATTTCTTGCTGGGCTACGTCAAGCGCCTGTTGCCCCGGCGCCCCGATCTGAAGGTCATCATTACCTCGGCGACTATCGATACCGAGCGCTTCTCGCAGCACTTCGGCAATGCGCCAGTGATTTCGGTCGAGGGCCGCGGCTATCCGGTCGAGGTGCGCTGGCGTCCGATCGAGGGGGATCGCGAAGAGCGCGGCGACTCCGGCCTGTACCAGGCCATCGCCAGTGCCAGCGAAGAGCTGGCGGCTACCGATCCGCGCGGCGACATCCTGGTGTTCCTGCCCGGCGAACGCGAGATCCGCGACGCCCACAAGGCGCTGGAGAACCGTCGCTACGCCCACACCGAGGTATTGCCGCTGTACGCACGACTGTCCGGTGCGGCCCAGGATCGGGTGTTTCAACCCGGTCCGCAGCGGCGCATCGTGCTCGCCACCAATGTGGCCGAGACCTCGATCACGGTGCCGCGCATCCGCTTCGTCATCGATAGCGGCATCGCCCGGGTCAACCGCTACAGCCAGCGCAACAAGGTGCAGCGACTGCAGATCGAGCCGATTTCGCAAGCCTCGGCCAACCAGCGTGCCGGTCGCTGCGGACGTCTCTCTGCTGGCATTGCCGTGCGCCTCTACGACGAAGCCGATTACCAGAAACGCCCGGAATACACCGACCCCGAGCTGCTGCGTTCCTCCCTGGCCGGCGTGATCCTGCGCATGCTCGATCTGGACCTCGGCGACCCGGCCGACTTTCCCTTTCTCGACCCGCCGAGTGAGCGCGCCCTGCAGGATGGCTTCCTGCTGTTGCGGGAAATTGCAGCCATCGACGAGCGCAAGCGACTGACGCCGATCGGCCACGACATGGCCAAGCTGCCCATCGATGTGCGCCTGGCACGCTTCCTGATCGCCGCCCGTGACGCCCGCGTGCTCGACGAGGCCCTGGTGATCGCCGCCGGGCTGTCGATCCAGGACCCGCGCGAGCGCCCGGCCGAGGTACGCGGCCTGGCGGATGCCGCGCATCAGGCCTTCGTCCACGACAAGAGCGACTTTCTGACCCTGCTGCAGCTGTGGCAGGCCTACAACCACGAACACGAGGAACTCACCCAGAGCCGTCTGCGCGACTGGTGCAAGAGCCATTTCCTGTCCTATTTGCGCATGCGCGAATGGCGTGAGCTGCATCGGCAGTTGCTGTTGATCGTGCGCGAGCGAGGGTGGGGCTCTGCCGCGGATGTTTTGTCCAAAGAGCATGGTCCGCAAAGGACGCAAAAAACGCAAAGGGGAGCAAGAGCAGATTCATCAGGTAAACGCTCTTCCTTTGCGCCCTTTGCGCCCTTTGCGGACAAAAATACTCTTGGCGGCGGCTCGCCTGCGGAGACCGCCCTCACCGACCCCCGCGCCTATGAGGCCTTGCATCGGGCGCTGTTGACGGCGTTCGTGACTCAGGTGGCGCGCAAGGATGACAAGGTGCGCTATCGCGGGCCGCGGGGGCGGGCGCTGCAGATCTTTCCGGGTTCCGGGCAGGCCAAGTCGGGGCCGAACTGGATTGTGTCGGCGACGCTGCTGGAGACTGAAAAGCTGTACGCGCTGATGGTGGCCCGTATCGAGGCTGGCTGGATCGAGGCGGCGGCCGCGCATCTGAGCAAGCGTCATTGCTACGAGCCCAGCTGGGATGAGAAGGGCGGGCGCGCGGTCGGTTTCGAGGACATCAGCCTGTATGGACTGCCGATCATCCAGCGCCGACGCATTGCCTTTGGTCCGGTCGATCCTGCGGCCGCGCGGCAGCTGTTCCTGCGCCATCAGCTGGTGCGTGGCGAAGGTCCGGCGCGGCATCCGGTGTTGGCGCACAACGCCGCCATGCGCGAGCAGGCCAGGGCCAAGGAAGAGAAGCTGCGTCGACGCGGGCTGCTGAAGGACGAGGAACAGCTGGCCGAGTGGTTCGAGTCGCGTTGTCCGGCCGAGATCATCGACTCCCACGGCCTGCTGCGCTGGCTCAAGCAGGCAACGCCGGCCGAGCAGGCCGCCCTGAAGCTGAGCCTGGACGATCTGGTCATTCCCAGCGCGCAGGGTGATGAGGGTTTCGATTTTCCCGACGCGCTGGAGGTGCAAGGCGCGCGGCTGCGGCTGGAGTATCACTTCGATCCCAATGGCGATCGCGATGGCGTGACCGCGACCGTGCGGCTGGCCGTGCTGCTGGGATTGAGCGAGGCCGAGATCGACTGGTTGGTGCCGGGGCTGCGTGAGGACAAGGCGGCGGCGCTGATCAAGAGCCTGCCGAAAGCCCTGCGTCGGCACGTGGTGCCGGCTCCGGACTTCGCCCGCGCCTTCCTCGAAGCGGTGAGGCCACGGAGCGCGCCTTTTGCGGTCGCGCTGGCGGCCTACCTCAGCCAGGTCGCAGGCATCGATATCCGCGAGTCTGATTTCGACATCAGTACCTTGCCGGCCTATCTGAGTTTCAATCTGCGCATTGTCGACGAGCACGGCAAGGTGCTGACCGAGGAGCGCGATCTCGCCGCTGTGAAGGAGCGCTTTGCCGAGGCCGCACGGGCCGCCTTTGCCGAGCGTGTCGACGCCGAGTTCCAGCGTGACCACCTCAGCGATTGGCCACTGGACGAGTTGCCGCTGGAAATCAGCGCCGAGGGTGGCGCACGCGCCTTTCCGGCCCTGTATGACGACGGTCAACAGGTCGGCCTGCGGGCCTATGCCGATGTGGCCGAAGCCATGGCGGCCCATCCACGCGGTGTGCGCCGGCTGGTGCTGATCCAGATCGATGACCAGCTGCGCTACTGGCAGCGACACCTGAAACTGTCGGCCGACGCGCAGATGGCCTATGGCGTGGTCGACAGCATCGAGCGGCTGCGGCGTGATGTGATCGAGGCTGCGGTAGATCGGGTGTTGGCAGACTCCCCGCAACAACCGAAACCAAAACCGAAGCCGGAAGCTGCAAAGGTACGCGCGCAGGACGTGCGCGACTTCAAGGCGCTGGCGAGTGCCGTTCGCAGACCCGCCGACAACCCCGCTGCCGGTAGGAGCGACCTTGTGTCGCGACCGGCAGCTGCGCACGCTGAACTGGTGGGAGACGCAGCGCACAGCGGTCGCGACGCGAGGTCGCTCCGACGAGAGCAGCCCGGGATCCGCACTCGGGCCGAATTCCAGGCCTTGCTGGCACGGATGCGCCGCGACCTCGGGCCCGAGGTGCAGCAACTCGGCACGCGCGTCGATGCCGTGCTCAAGGCGATCAAGCAGTTGCGCGCCGAGCTGACGCCGCCCTTGATGGGCTTCGCCACCGCCAACCTCGCCGATGCCCGTGAACATCTGGAGGCGCTGGTGCATCCGGGCTTCGTTGCCGAGGTCGGATTCGAGCGCCTTGAGCACTACCCGCGTTATCTGGAAGCGCTGCGACTGCGGGTCGAACGCCTGAAACGTGATCCCGGCAAGGATCAGGCGCGGCTGCTGGAAGTGCAGCCCTTCTGGCGGACCTGCCAACGTCTGATGCAGGCCAGACCGGGCGATCCGGAGGTCGAAGCGCTGCGTTGGCTGATCGAGGAATTCCGGGTGTCGCTGTTTGCCCAGGAACTGGGAACCGCCGAACCGGTGTCGGCCAAGCGCATCGCCAAGCGGATGGAGCAGGTCGGGGGCTGA
- a CDS encoding Ig-like domain repeat protein has product MLRSRKVPALIYVLLCCAACSQMVRETPVSDARNPAFVFGAQQQGQAAFGEITAQTVDSLVVPVEASFDPVPEAEAARYQMSEEVQPKREDLPASGQRGRGHPDVADPTESDAEAGSKAVPGPQPNFSGNDFDNNSSTTGGFLFIPPDNHVAAGTGHVVTVTNVTVQWHTNAATPVRQFNQSLRTFFASLNPPSGNFTFDPKVIYDPYSDRFVILTLERRDTADGDPVNSSRLLVAVSDDGDPNGTWRFTAINSKISISGADRWADFPGFAADEEAVYITANMFGFGLSGTYAGVRLWIIPKSTFYAGQAPTVSVINPYAGLSNPPNTTQLARMAGVAPNGVGLWMVATGWNSGTTDQVRVLRINNPLSAPSINEQFLSLGNIDNESVAIPSAPQSGTTTRIDAGDRRSSDAMWRNNELWLAHTVVPPSGVDAGQATARWIRINTSNLNSLVVADQGAIGGETIASGTYTFYPNVAVNEYGHAAIGFSAAASSIFPSSYFVTRRSNDSSGSSSNPILLRSGSAYYVRTFGGDNRWGDYSGVAVDPVNQCFWVYNQHANTRGTLISGEDGRWATAATRTCVCRGTESTGDADFDGVCLNLDNCPSTFNPSQTDTDNDGIGDACDPCPTVSGTNCNIATTTTITSDNPDPSAVGQSYTVAVTVSSGGGTPTGTVAVSDGAGANCNATLSGGSGSCNLSSASGGNRTLTASYPATGIFAASSDTESHLVANATTTTITSDSPDPSAPGQAYTVNVQVGSASGTPTGTVAVSDGAGANCNAPLTGGLGSCNLISASTGNRTLTASYPGVGSYAPSSDTEPHLVANPTTTTITSDQPDPSGVGAGYTVNVQVSSANGTPTGIVAVSDGTGATCNAPLTGGIGSCNLISATPGMKTLTASYPQTGAFAPSSDTESHVVANATTTTITSDQPDPSAPGASYTVNVQVSSPNGTPSGTVAINDGVGANCNATLTGGIGSCNLTSTTPGNRTLTATYPLTGAFAGSSDTEPHVVGGDVLFVDGFE; this is encoded by the coding sequence ATGCTCCGCAGCCGCAAAGTTCCAGCCCTGATTTACGTCCTGCTGTGTTGTGCGGCCTGCAGCCAGATGGTTCGGGAGACGCCGGTCAGCGATGCCCGCAATCCTGCATTCGTCTTCGGCGCGCAACAACAAGGCCAGGCAGCCTTCGGCGAGATCACGGCGCAGACAGTCGACAGCCTCGTGGTTCCGGTGGAAGCCAGCTTCGATCCGGTCCCTGAGGCTGAGGCCGCTCGCTATCAGATGAGCGAGGAAGTTCAGCCCAAGCGCGAGGATCTGCCCGCGTCGGGCCAGCGGGGACGCGGCCACCCGGACGTCGCTGATCCGACCGAAAGCGATGCCGAAGCCGGCAGCAAGGCCGTTCCCGGCCCGCAACCCAACTTCTCGGGCAATGATTTCGACAACAACAGCAGCACTACGGGGGGTTTTCTGTTCATCCCGCCTGACAACCATGTGGCCGCGGGCACCGGCCATGTCGTCACCGTCACCAACGTCACCGTGCAATGGCACACCAATGCGGCCACACCGGTGCGTCAGTTCAATCAATCACTGCGCACCTTCTTCGCCTCGCTCAATCCGCCCAGCGGCAATTTCACCTTCGATCCCAAGGTCATCTACGACCCCTATTCCGATCGCTTCGTCATCCTGACGCTGGAACGGCGCGACACCGCCGACGGCGATCCGGTGAACAGCTCGCGCCTGCTCGTGGCCGTGTCCGACGACGGCGATCCCAACGGCACCTGGCGCTTCACCGCGATCAACAGCAAGATCTCGATCAGCGGCGCCGATCGCTGGGCCGATTTCCCGGGCTTTGCCGCCGATGAGGAAGCGGTCTACATCACCGCCAACATGTTCGGCTTTGGCCTGAGCGGCACCTATGCCGGCGTACGTCTGTGGATCATCCCGAAGAGCACTTTCTATGCCGGGCAGGCGCCGACGGTGTCGGTGATCAATCCCTATGCCGGCCTGTCCAACCCGCCCAATACCACGCAGCTGGCACGCATGGCCGGCGTCGCGCCCAACGGTGTGGGCCTGTGGATGGTGGCAACCGGCTGGAACAGCGGCACGACCGACCAGGTTCGAGTACTGCGCATCAACAATCCGCTGTCGGCACCCTCAATCAACGAACAGTTCCTGTCGCTGGGCAATATCGACAATGAGAGCGTGGCCATCCCCAGCGCGCCGCAATCGGGAACGACGACCCGCATCGATGCCGGCGACCGCCGTTCGTCGGATGCCATGTGGCGCAACAACGAGCTGTGGCTGGCACACACCGTGGTGCCGCCTTCTGGCGTCGATGCCGGCCAGGCCACTGCCCGCTGGATCCGGATCAACACCAGCAATCTCAACAGTCTGGTGGTGGCCGACCAGGGCGCCATCGGCGGCGAAACCATCGCCAGTGGCACCTATACCTTCTATCCCAACGTCGCCGTCAACGAGTACGGTCACGCGGCCATCGGTTTCTCCGCGGCAGCTTCCAGCATCTTCCCGAGCTCCTATTTCGTGACGCGTCGATCCAATGACAGCAGCGGCAGCAGCTCGAATCCGATCCTGCTGCGTTCGGGATCGGCCTACTACGTGCGCACCTTTGGCGGCGACAACCGCTGGGGCGATTACAGCGGCGTCGCGGTGGACCCGGTCAATCAGTGTTTCTGGGTGTACAACCAGCACGCCAACACCCGCGGCACACTGATCAGCGGCGAAGACGGCCGCTGGGCCACTGCGGCAACGCGCACCTGCGTGTGCCGTGGCACCGAATCCACTGGGGATGCCGATTTCGACGGCGTCTGCCTGAATCTGGACAACTGCCCGAGCACCTTCAATCCCAGCCAGACCGACACCGACAACGACGGCATCGGCGACGCCTGCGATCCCTGCCCGACGGTCTCCGGAACCAACTGCAACATCGCCACCACCACGACCATCACCAGTGACAATCCCGATCCGTCGGCAGTGGGCCAGTCGTATACGGTGGCGGTGACGGTCAGCAGCGGTGGCGGCACACCGACCGGGACGGTAGCCGTCAGCGATGGTGCCGGCGCCAATTGCAACGCCACGCTGAGTGGCGGCTCGGGCAGCTGCAACCTGAGCTCGGCCAGCGGCGGCAACCGCACGCTGACCGCCAGCTATCCCGCCACCGGCATCTTTGCCGCCTCGTCGGATACCGAATCCCATCTGGTGGCCAACGCCACTACCACCACGATCACCAGCGACAGCCCGGATCCTTCAGCGCCAGGCCAGGCCTACACCGTCAACGTGCAGGTCGGCAGCGCCTCGGGAACGCCCACCGGCACCGTGGCCGTCAGCGATGGCGCCGGGGCCAATTGCAATGCGCCGCTCACCGGTGGTCTGGGCAGCTGCAATCTGATCTCGGCCAGCACCGGCAACCGCACGCTGACCGCGAGCTATCCGGGTGTTGGCAGCTACGCACCCTCCAGTGACACCGAGCCCCATCTGGTCGCCAACCCGACCACCACCACCATCACCAGCGACCAGCCCGATCCTTCCGGCGTGGGCGCCGGCTACACCGTCAACGTGCAGGTCAGCAGCGCCAACGGCACGCCCACCGGCATCGTCGCCGTCAGCGATGGTACCGGCGCGACCTGCAATGCGCCGCTGACCGGCGGCATCGGCAGTTGCAATCTGATCTCGGCCACGCCCGGCATGAAGACACTGACGGCCAGCTATCCCCAAACCGGCGCCTTCGCCCCCTCGAGCGACACCGAGTCGCATGTAGTCGCCAACGCCACCACCACCACCATCACCAGTGACCAACCCGATCCGTCCGCGCCCGGCGCCAGCTACACGGTCAATGTCCAGGTCAGTAGTCCCAACGGCACGCCCAGCGGCACGGTGGCGATCAACGACGGCGTTGGCGCCAACTGCAACGCCACCCTGACCGGCGGCATCGGCAGCTGCAATCTGACGTCGACCACCCCCGGCAACCGCACACTGACCGCCACCTACCCACTGACCGGCGCTTTCGCCGGTTCCAGCGATACCGAGCCGCATGTGGTCGGCGGCGATGTGCTGTTTGTGGATGGGTTCGAATAG